One genomic region from Anabaena sp. PCC 7108 encodes:
- a CDS encoding CHAT domain-containing protein, with amino-acid sequence MSCLNLAIARLVNTGTDNFAIWVVKAPYPSGYVLRDCVFSTELTQIWQEWQQMFAGHMDIVSLPTLPGVNTLPVDLNLPVVSQTTSPYSSRLMQYLGISLWRWVFDGSILGSLERSRGIAMGQNKRLRFRLEIRDPELIALPWEIMQREPGQSAISLSQDILFSRTTSEVEPLPNLRTDPALNVLLVLGHDDNLQLETEAAILEKILSDCSPLEKSVYAPCMVKTLLQPTPQQLIQELETKAYNVFFFAGHGLPAPDGGLLFLGSDMTLNGIELAQVLTRTGVKLGVFNACWGAQPATINQQVIPTSSLAEVLIRHGVPAILAMRDEIADQESHSFIQAFTEALRSRKPIDEAVASARQELLTLYKFNQPAWTLPVLYLHPDFNGDLIKTVDEGITELPDTAISGLGSSTPTASLRSLSPEGKTWLLRSGVTRIGRTKDNDIVIPELYISKRHAEILCRNTLTGTTSVRTYYLQDLSTYGTTWCLGPNGWQQILREEVPLRSGMQLKFGSAKGETWEFLIKSP; translated from the coding sequence ATGTCCTGCCTGAATCTGGCGATCGCCCGTCTAGTAAATACTGGCACTGATAACTTCGCTATTTGGGTGGTCAAAGCTCCCTATCCCAGTGGTTATGTTTTGCGTGACTGTGTTTTTTCTACTGAACTTACTCAAATTTGGCAAGAATGGCAGCAGATGTTTGCTGGTCATATGGATATTGTTTCATTGCCGACATTACCAGGAGTAAATACATTACCAGTTGATTTAAATTTGCCCGTCGTCAGTCAAACCACAAGTCCTTACAGTAGTCGGTTGATGCAATACCTCGGCATCAGTTTATGGCGTTGGGTATTCGATGGGTCAATTCTTGGTAGTCTAGAACGTAGTCGTGGTATTGCTATGGGTCAAAATAAACGGTTGCGCTTCCGTTTAGAAATTCGTGACCCGGAACTTATTGCTCTGCCTTGGGAAATTATGCAGCGTGAACCTGGTCAATCAGCAATATCTCTTTCCCAAGATATCTTATTCAGTCGCACTACTAGTGAAGTTGAACCTCTGCCAAATTTGCGAACTGACCCAGCATTAAATGTCTTATTAGTTTTAGGACATGATGACAATCTGCAATTAGAAACAGAAGCTGCCATTCTCGAAAAAATCTTGTCAGACTGTAGTCCATTAGAAAAAAGTGTCTATGCGCCCTGTATGGTGAAGACTCTGTTGCAACCCACTCCACAACAGTTAATTCAAGAGTTAGAAACCAAAGCCTACAATGTCTTTTTTTTCGCTGGCCACGGTCTACCTGCTCCAGATGGTGGGTTATTATTTTTGGGGTCAGATATGACTCTCAATGGGATAGAATTAGCGCAGGTATTAACACGTACAGGTGTAAAACTGGGAGTTTTTAATGCCTGCTGGGGGGCGCAACCAGCAACAATTAATCAGCAAGTTATACCTACTAGTAGTTTAGCAGAAGTACTCATCCGTCATGGTGTACCTGCGATATTAGCAATGCGGGATGAAATTGCTGATCAAGAAAGTCACAGTTTTATTCAAGCTTTTACAGAAGCATTGCGATCGCGCAAACCAATTGATGAAGCTGTGGCATCAGCCAGACAAGAACTGTTAACACTATATAAGTTCAATCAACCAGCTTGGACATTACCAGTTCTCTATCTACATCCAGATTTTAATGGTGACTTGATTAAGACTGTTGATGAAGGAATTACAGAACTACCAGATACGGCTATCTCTGGTCTGGGTTCCTCAACACCGACAGCATCATTGCGATCGCTTTCACCAGAAGGTAAAACTTGGTTATTGCGTTCCGGTGTCACCCGTATTGGTCGCACTAAAGATAATGATATTGTTATTCCTGAACTCTATATTTCTAAACGTCACGCCGAAATCTTATGTCGGAATACTCTGACTGGTACTACATCAGTGCGAACGTACTATCTACAAGATTTATCAACTTATGGTACAACTTGGTGTCTAGGTCCAAATGGTTGGCAACAAATCCTCCGGGAGGAAGTTCCGCTTAGATCGGGGATGCAATTAAAGTTTGGCAGCGCTAAAGGTGAAACATGGGAATTTTTAATTAAAAGCCCCTAA